A window of Misgurnus anguillicaudatus chromosome 3, ASM2758022v2, whole genome shotgun sequence genomic DNA:
CCCTCAGATCTCTTTAGGTGACGTGCAGTCGAACTACCTGCTAACTACAGCTGAGAATGAACTGGGCGTGGTGGTGGCCCACAGTGAGGCTGGTAAGGGGCCGTTCAATGATAGTGCACCAAAATAGTGTAAATAATCTCCATTTTACTCACGTTTTGTTCCTCTGATTTTCACGCTGGTGCTCAGATGGTTCCCATCAGCTGGTGCGAGATGCAATGTCCACGCACACACGCTAAAGAGTTTCGCAAGGTAGCGCGGGTACAGCCGGAGTACCTGCAGGCCTGAGCCACGCCCACCAGGTCTTTTAACCACACCCACTGGAACACACAGCTTCAAAGACACGCCCTCTTACTTTACTCCTGTCGATTTCTCTGTCAGATATTTTATTCTTAACAGGTGTAATGCGTATGAAGTGCACACTGGTAAATTGATTTAAAACCATTTCTGAAACCGTAGGAGCAATGATGACATACGAATAACATTTTACTATGATAAGAATGTAGTTGTGTACTAATGAAACAGGCATTTATGACATTTTGGGTGTGATGCAATGTCATATGTGAAATTGTTTTAGAGCCTCTACAAACATCCCAGGATGTTGGTTATAAGTGAATCTTATGAAAAAAATCTGGTTTATAATTTTACCTCAGagaaaaaatgtctttttataAAGACAATGAAGCCTTTTTAAGACCATCAGTGTTTGACATAATTTACAAAACAGTTAAGCACATCTTTCTCCTAATTctcattaaaatattactgttttacatttgtttaaacaCTATTTGCGttatagttttgaaaatgaaattatattGCATTACTGTAATGAGAATTCTGGTTGAAGAGTTATTAATTGTAATGAAAATTTCACTATGAAGAAATGAGCTAATCCTAAAAATAGGCTTTGTTTTGGGGTAAAACATGGTTTTGTGAGAATGTAAACCACCAATGATACTTATAAAAGTAAAAtggtgttttttaaaccatccaGGTCATTTGATTCATACAGCGTGAGATCCATAAACAACAAACCTGAATTCATAAGAAATGTCACAATCGCATTTCAACAGAAAAACATGATGGAGAATCTTTGGAGGAAATCTGAAGTGAAGTTACTGAGGTTATTTTTGGCGGCACTGATTTCAAACTCTTAAAAGCACATGAACCGCAAAAATAGTCATTCGGAGATGTTCGAGTTTCTTTTTGCTGCTTTTATTCTTGGAATATGTCTCTTTATTTTCATACTTTTACTTTGTTCTGTCACTTTGTAACTGTTTTGAGAGGTCATGTGTTTACAAGAGAAGAAATAAAGCATCTAACAGAAGAAAAGTTCACGCTTGGCTTTAATGTAGCATTTTGTAAAACAATAAAGCACTGGACTTATctctatatataaaaaaataaacactgcaaACCTCAAAAATTTCCCTCAATATCACTGAATAAGACATTTAAAGAGCCTTTGGTGATATATCTAATTCTTATGAGTTaattacatcttaaaaattTCATCCGAgtaaattaatttaatgaagACTGGTGGTTATATATCAAAGACTCTTCGGTAGtttgcattttatttacagGTAATTGTTATAACAGGTCATAAATGATTGAGATTAATAGTTTACACAAGTAGTTCACAAAAAATATTGTCATGGTTTACTCTTGCTCCTTTctttccaaacctgtatgatgTTTTTGTGAAATTTTAAAGGCTCTTCATGGCCACAGCTGTCAACCTAAAAATGTAATTGCAGTCAAAACAACAGCACAGATTTTTCAAAGCAATAATTTAGTACCATTAAATTTATGGACTAGTGGCCTGCATTGACACTTTTAAGGAATTTTTCTGTATATTCTGGAGATTGACTGATATAATTGctataaactaaaaaaaaatcccgtaaaaaaatgtgtaacaACCTgagtaaacaaaaaatgtgtgtgccaaTTCATCTCAGTCATCAAACCGTATCGATTTCCGTGCGTTCACATCAATTGCGAACTTCTTATTGGACGGAGGTGAAAATCCCAACCCGGTTCCTCTACTCCCGAAGTCCATGTGCCGACTCTGCGCACGCTCAAATTCTCCCAGAAGGCCTTGCTGTAAAGTCTGTTGACCTTCAGTTCCTAGGGCCATGTTTGCCCGCCCAGTGCTTCCTGTGATTGGCTGGCTGCTCTTTTTAAACCCGCCCATCAGTCGCAGGAACTTAGCTTGTCTTTCAGAGCTGTCAAACTGAGCTGTGCTCCACTGGCCGACATTCTAGAAATACACAAATACAAATCAGATTCATCCACATAGATAAACAACCGTgaacaaataacaaggtcatatgagacacagccatcttttaacagtttacatactgggaactatattctcagacggtgaagcactgctacttgtgcggagtgatttgctcgcagcacccgagaagcccctggtgaggagcagagagttcggcaTTGTGCCAGAGTTGTGCATTTGTGTATTTGTACACGGTGCGACTATataaatcacaacatataaataagaaaatgttcgcaatattttgtcacttattgggagcagtatgctagctggagccattcacttccagtctttgtgctaagctagcgggggctgcgtcagacagagttacagcacgcacagagatgagaaagttgtatgtatggacttatctaactctgggggttacagtgaataagctaaattcccaaaatatGGGCGTGTTCTTttaaacataattaaaatgaatgtttcTTTTAATTTATCTGCCATCTTAGATTATGTTTATCACTAAACTAAAcagtgcattgtgggattgCTTTATCCACAAACTATACATGCTACCTTAGCTTCGAAACATACAATATGCAAGTACGCAAAACAATCCTTGATTCTGTAAATTAATCAGGTGTTGCATGCTAAATCAAGTATGCAGTCTAAGGGACAGTTCACATTTTCACGTCTAAAACCAAGTGGAACACGCGACCGCATTGCTTTCCTTCTTCTTTTAGAGGCAGAATtctgaaaagttaaaatttaAGTGGCTGCGTTGCAGACAcgcctgaaaaaaaaaacacatttgaaataacacatttgtgcacgcaaaaaaacgaaatgtgaaccgcctcCAAGTGGGCAGCTAACTAGTGCATGTATGGTGTGTGTTTGGATGTACAGTAGGAACTGACCACTTCAGGTTGTGACTCCTGATCAATTTCCTTCTGCAGGGCGAGCCGACGAGCCTGTGGATCAGAAGATACCCATCAAAAACTTCTGACAGGACGACACGACAGAATGAGCTGTATGAGGTAAGACCCTGTTGTGTCTAAATTGGATATAGTCTTGTCATTCATTGTCAGCTGGGGCAGTACCTGGTCTATAGAAACTTCATCCTGATTTCCAGGCTTTGCCGACAGGAACACAATATCATCCTGATGATACAAAGTGAGCATGTATGAGTGATACAAAAAGCAGCATGTTAACATTGCATTAAAATACTTAAAGATTTAATGCACATTTAAGTTCTTATACATTTATTGGTAGACAGGGGTAATAAATTCAGAGATGCGCTGCAATTCAACCACACACGATTGTGGGACAAATTGGGACAATCCACAAAAACTTTTTATTGGAGACCCAAttaaagcacttaaacatgaaaaaagtggaaaatgttcatgatatgtcccctttaaactacTGCATTAGAGCACAGATAATCTAGTGAGGTGGGAAAATGTATTACAATTTTATtcaaataatattattattataatttttttgttgctgATTTTAGGGTCAAATGTACTCTTATTATTGAGTTTTTTACCTTTTCTGTGGACTCGTTCCTGTCTTTTTTACTCCTCTTCTTTTTCACTAGCTCCTCCTTTATCTTctctgtgacatcatcaaccTTCACCTTGatgttctttttcttcttctggtctgacgtcttcacctttccTATGACATCACATGTGACATTTGCCTTTTCTTTCATCCCGTTCACGCATGCAGGGCCCTCATCTATGCTTTCTAatctttttttcttctttttctgtgCATTTATCTCCTCCACGTCGTCTTCTACTGGAGCcaatttcttcttcttctttgtttttaccttctcttcaatcacttccaCACATTCTACATTACTTTTAGTCTTTAAACtggtgtttttttcttttttcgtCTTTTTCTTTGTTGGTTCGTCACCTATGCATGCTTCACTTTCTTCAGTTTTTACATGTGCCTGtgtcttttttcttttcttcttgATCTCTCCATCCTCTGCTTTTGGGTTTAGTACTTCATCTTCGATATTCCtcctttttttcttctttttcttgtcTATCTCTCCATTGTTTCCTACATCAACCTCTTCTTCTTTGACCTCGActtccttcttcttcttctttttctttatttctccAGTTTTGGTGACATTCACCTCCATCTGTTTATCTCTTTTTTTCTTCACTTTCTTTACCCTCGACTCCTCCAAATGATCTCCATCCATCTTGACTTCCATCACTTCTTCTTGAACATGTTCCATCTCTTTTttgttcttcttctttttcttcttctgagGAACATCATTTTCTTCTTGGCCTCTTTTACCACTGTTTATTCCCATGGGTTCTGTTTTAACAGCAGTCTTGACAGACGCTTCACAAGACACaaggttgtttttttttactttctcctctttgattttcttctttttctttttagtAGCATCATGCTCATGTTGCCCTCCATCACAGATCTTTACATCTGATTGTTCAGTTTTAGCATTTGCCTGGACAGAAGTGGGGTGATATTGTGCAATATTTTTGGTTCCACCCAGTTTACCttccttaatttttttcttcttcttcttctctttaAACGTTCCATCGACCGCCATCTCCAGATTTAAAGCTCCTCTTGTTTGATTACACGTGTCAGTTTTTGTCAGGAAAGGTCTGAAAAGTCATCTCTTGATTTTTGCATCTTTATTTTACTCTCTTTTATGATCCAGGATCAGCAGGAACTTTAGGTAAAGGCTgaaaaataaaagcatatttcGGACAGATCAATGACGTCATGTGAAGCTGTTTGTGATATAAACACAATGTATAGACATTATATAGACatagatattttttatatttatgtattgttATTGATTCATGGGGAATTTATTGTATTACATGAATTTGTTTGCACAATCACTTTATTTTATTACCTTTAAGAatacacagatttttttaaaataaactaaaagcCACAGAATATCCACTATTGTCTTAAAGATCAAGCAACTTAAAAACGCAAAGCGCTTGTGACCAATGTTTTCATTTGGTAAATATGCATGCAATATATTCAGCGATAACAATAATCCAGTAACAGTTTCATATTTTATCCGTTTAGCAGCTTACCACACGCATGTACAAAGTTACACCAAACGAGTGATCCACGTCAACATGTTGTTTATATAATTTGTGTATTTTAATACTTACTTCGCACGTGTGCCTGTCCACCTTCCCTGCGACTTCAATCCGGAAGGAACCATGATTCTACTTCCTCAGCAACGCTTACGCGCGCTTGGCTACGGTGACGCCACCGACAGAGACCGATAGAGTGCGCACGCGCAATTCAAAAAGTGACAGGAGACGCTTTGAAAACACTGCAAGTATTTTATTAGGATTTATTTCAAATATAGACATCAAATATAGGAAGAAATACGAGCAAATCTGTGCAAATCACGTAATCGACCTCTACAATACAAAGAGTACATTTAAAGTCTTCTATCCAACCTGTTGAAAGTGCTTATGTCTtaaaacaattaacaaaacTCGACTTCATCCATCGCTGCGCAGACCGTCGGTGTATGACGTCAAATGTCTGGAGTCTCGGGGTAATTTGACGTCATATGCCAATCGGGCTGCGCAGctctgcatgaagtcgaacaaaaCTACACTCATTTATATAACTGCAGCACCGTCAAGCCAGCATATTTGTGTGCCAGAAaaataacatgaaataacaGTATCGCCTTACAAGATCAAACACGGCACTGAGTTTATAAATGTGCTCACTGTACTGAAATACAACAGTTACAGCATCAACTGCATGAAGATTGACGAGCAATAAGCGTGCAACAACGTCTGGAAAATGTAcattactgataaaaaaaatttatggtTATAATGGGACCTGTACTGGTTTTAATGGTGAACATTTGATGGTTCAAAATGGATAATGTAATAGTaactattatatattttttagcagGGATGTGATATCATAACAAACTATTTAGTTCAAAAGAGACCAAATatcaatttcatacaaataaatacaatttaaacaaACAGATTGTGATTATGTTTTTAAAGTGGAATGCAGAAAGAATATTTGCTAAGGctagatttgtttgtttatgtacatTAAAACAGGTCTTCATCTCTGCATTTGACTGAAGGAGTAAGTATGGAATATTGGCGACGGAACATTTAActattcaaaataaataaatgcggCAACAACATAATTGGGGTGATATGGAACTGGCGTAGTGATATTGAACTGTAATGCAGTCGACAGACCTGAAACTATTTCATAGATGTGtgtttactaaaaaataatgcacacccttaGAACGTttgtcaaccaatcagaatgatgCATTCCACAGAATGATTAAAATCCAACAGCTCTGTGGTATaatcaaaatgtaaacaaacaagaTTGGTATCCTTTACAAAATTGTACCAGGTTAATAGTTTCACAATcacagctaacagaaaaaagttccaAGAACGCTCCCCGAAAGCTCCCAACGCTCCCAAAAACGCTCCGCCAACGCAAAAAGTGTCCAGCCTTCCCGACGCTCCAAGAACGCTTCTGTGCCGTCCCAACGCCAAAGGAATGCCACACTTCACCACCTCCAAACGccatgacaatgtcatgtttcaACGTTCACAAAATGTTCAAAACAAAAACTGTTTACTATATTGACCCGCccgattgttatgtaaatgatagagaaacattgcatttattatatttattttttatatttatattactccactatatttattatatactaTATATCTATTATAAGTTTAGATgctgatgttttgtttcattccaagtcaccattattgtgaccAGTGTTCGCCCCAGTTGGGCTCCTGACCCCCGTCCCTCGcctgccatttttttccctggttgtgttaactctTTGCTAACACACCACACCTGCcatgaacatgttaagttagtagtgtaattctgtggtgaggtggttggtacataatggaaaaaaatcatccctaattaatttactaatcaaatcTGTTTATTTTATGTCAACAATGCAAATGAGATACAGCACTTTCAGAGCAGTCCGTCATCAAGAAGTTTTAGAatctttggacaaaaaatatctgctgcataattgggatgcacaaacatcaagaatcagactatgaatctcaaccatggtgacaaagaaaattgtaaaaaaacaatcattatttatccatgctgcagtgcatgctgggagtcctgaatgagatttttgtccaaagtttctaaaactccttaatgacaaactgctgtgaaagtgctggatctcacccacattattgacagaaaacaaacttttgattagtaattTAATTAAGTCATTATCTTTACAATTAtaccaaccaccacagaattacactattaacCCCACATGTTCACAACAAACGTGGTGCATCATCACAAAGTCAACACAACAGAGAAAACTAGCAAGCTaaagtcaagggtcaagagcccaaccaaaacaaacaccaatcacaacaatggtgacccaaaatgaaacaaaacctcaacatctaaacctaataagtaaattgtgttttctacagcaatatatttactaaacattcagaaataatgttttaaaaaatatataataaatataataaaattaaatgcaatgtttctctatcatctACACAACAATCACACAAGTCAACACAACAAACAGTTGCTGTTCCAAACAtcgtgtgaacattaaaacatgacattgtcacaacgtccaaaaatggcaaaatgcaACATTCCTCcaacgttgagacaacacaaaaacgcccccagaacgtcaagaaaactggacacctTCCACGCCGGCAGAACGTTCCTGGGAACGCCGGGAACCCTCAGGGAACGCTCCCAGAACTTCCCTCTGCCAGCTGGGATGTtctttgtagtaaaaccatagtaaaCATTTACCATTGTTTCACTGAAGTAACTagttaaaacatgacatttgtagtaaaactatggtaatACAAATGGTAATCAATCTCCCACTTCTATTATAATAAAacttattttgtacaatgtttATAAGAGAAGGCAAAAGTATTGTCCATTTTTACGTGTATGCGGGGTCAACATACAATGTGCATGACACAATTTTCCTCATCAAAAGAGTGTGCATGTGTGCAACGCGAGGGGCAACCTTTCGAtctctaatgaagccaatacggaagtgacttaaactgcaattcatcgactgaccgctagaggctggctccaaaagggagtcaattcccatggactaccatgttaaaaatgcccaactttacagtagaaaataatgtttacagcctggtacaaaaagtgattttggtctgtatagctaatttaacccttcatgacaactgtgagggggtgaattttttgtaactcatccgtttaaattatat
This region includes:
- the knop1 gene encoding uncharacterized protein knop1, producing the protein MAVDGTFKEKKKKKKIKEGKLGGTKNIAQYHPTSVQANAKTEQSDVKICDGGQHEHDATKKKKKKIKEEKVKKNNLVSCEASVKTAVKTEPMGINSGKRGQEENDVPQKKKKKKNKKEMEHVQEEVMEVKMDGDHLEESRVKKVKKKRDKQMEVNVTKTGEIKKKKKKKEVEVKEEEVDVGNNGEIDKKKKKKRRNIEDEVLNPKAEDGEIKKKRKKTQAHVKTEESEACIGDEPTKKKTKKEKNTSLKTKSNVECVEVIEEKVKTKKKKKLAPVEDDVEEINAQKKKKKRLESIDEGPACVNGMKEKANVTCDVIGKVKTSDQKKKKNIKVKVDDVTEKIKEELVKKKRSKKDRNESTEKDDIVFLSAKPGNQDEVSIDQARRLALQKEIDQESQPEVNVGQWSTAQFDSSERQAKFLRLMGGFKKSSQPITGSTGRANMALGTEGQQTLQQGLLGEFERAQSRHMDFGSRGTGLGFSPPSNKKFAIDVNARKSIRFDD